CTGTAACGATTCGTCAGATGGTCATTGAAGGCATTTCTTGGTTTGGCTGCGATGTCGATCCTGAAAAGAATGTCTTTGGAGCAACAGGTGATATCTCAACAGAAGCTGCTAAAGTTCGTGTCTTGGTTATCCCAACTGATGAAGAATTGGTTATCGCTCGTGACGTTGAACGCTTGAAAAAGTAAGATAATCTGAATAAAATTACAAGGTAAGATACAATAAAAAGGAGTTGGGAGATAAATTTTCCCAACTTTTTGTTGTTAAAACAGTCTAAAACCTTGTCATTATTGGCTTTTTTGAAATTTATGGTATAATAGTAGTAATTTAATAGATGGAGTTGAGTTTTGAAGAAAAGCTTTCGTGTAAAAAGAGAGAAAGATTTTAAGGCTATTTTCACGGATGGAACAAGTTTTGCCAATCGCAAATTTGTTGTCTACCAATTGGAAAATCAGAAAAGTCATTTTCGAGTAGGGCTGTCCGTCAGTAAGAAATTAGGGAATGCAGTCACTAGAAATCAAATTAAAAGACGGATTCGACACATTTTGCTAAGCGTAAGGGAGCACTTAGCTGATAACGTTGATTTTGTCGTAATTGCTCGAAAAGGGGTTGAAGGCTTGGATTATGCAGAAATGGAGAAAAATCTACTCCACGTATTAAAGTTATCAAAGATTTACCGGGAAGGAATTAGGAGTGAAAAAGAAACTACAGTTGATTAGTTTGCTGGGCTTGTCCTTGTTTGTCATGACAGCCTGTGGGACAAGCGATGTTGCAGCAGATTCTACAGATATATGGAGTAAATTTGTCTATTTTTTTGCTGAAATCATCCGCTTCTTGTCCTTTGACATTAGTATCGGAGTGGGGATTATCCTCTTTACGATCCTGATTCGTACGATTCTATTACCAGTCTTTCAGACTCAGATGGTGGCCTCTAGAAAAATGCAAGAGGCTCAACCACGCATCAAGGCACTGCAAGAACAATATCCAGGTCGTGATATGGAAAGTAGAACCAAGCTGGATCAGGAGATGCGGAAGGTCTATAAAGAATTAGGGGTCAAACACTCTTCTTCTCTCTGGCCGATTTTGATTCAAATGCCGGTTCTCTTGGCTCTCTTCCAAGCCTTGACTCGAGTAGACTTTTTGAAAACAGGGCATTTTTTGTGGGTGAACCTTGGGGGAGTGGATACAAGCTTTATCCTTCCGATTTTGGCAGCAGTCTTTACCTTCTTAAGTAGCTGGTTATCGAATAAGGCTTTACCTGAAAGAAGTGGAGCTATGACAGGGATGATGTACGGGATGCCTGTACTGATCTTTATCTTTGCCATCTCTTCACCTAGTGGCGTAGCCTTGTACTGGGCAGTATCCAATGCTTATCAAGTTTTGCAAACCTACTTCTTAAATAATCCTTTTAAGATTATTGCAGCGCGTGAGGCGGAAGTACAGGCTAAAAAAGATTTGGAAAATAGAAAAAGAAAAGCCAAGAAAAAGGCTCAGAAAACGAAATAATAAGGAGGAATCTGATAATGGTGTTATTTACAGGTTCAACTGTTGAAGAAGCAATCCAGAAAGGATTGAAAGAGTTAGGTATTCCGAGAATGAAGACTCACATCAAGGTCGTGTCCAAAGAGAAGAAAGGTTTTTTAGGCTTATTTGGGAAAAAACCAGCTCAAGTTGATATTGAGGCGATTAGTGAGACGACTGTGATTAAGGCCAATCAACAAGCTGTAAAAGGTGTTCCGAAAGAAATTAATGAACAAAACGAACCTGTTAAGACAGTAACAGAGGCTACAGTTGATCTTGGTCATGTTGTTGAGGCGATTAAAAAAATAGAAGAGGAAGGTCAGGGTGTTTCTGATGAAATCAAGGCTGAGATCTTGAAAAATGAGAAACATGCTAGCACGATCTTAGAAGAAACAGGTCACATCGCGATTTTAAATGAATTGCAGACAGGAGATGCTGGAGTGGAAGCCCCAGCAGAGTGTGAAGAATTTGTATCTATGTCAGAATCGGTAGAAAGCCAGTCTTTGGAAGAACTGGGTTTGAAGGTGGAACCGAGTTATGACATCGAACAAGTAGCAGCTCAAGTGGCTAACTATGTTCAAACCATTGTGGATGATATGGATGTTGAAGGGACGATTTCAAGCGACTACAATCGCCGCACCATCAACCTTCAAATTGACACCAATGAACCAGGCCGTATTATCGGCTACCACGGAAAAGTCTTGAAAGCTCTTCAACTGTTAGCGCAAAATTACCTTTACAATCGCTATTCGAGAACTTTCTATATCACAATCAACGTCAATGATTACGTTGAACACCGTGCAGAAGTGTTGCAAACCTATGCACAAAAATTGGCGACTCGCGTTCTAGAAGAAGGTCGAAGCCAGCAAACAGATCCAATGTCTAATAGCGAACGCAAGATAATCCATCGCATTATATCGCGCATGGATGGTGTGACGAGTTACTCTGAAGGTGACGAGCCAAATCGCTATGTAGTCGTAGATAAAGAATAAATAAAATCAGGCTTGTCCTGATTTTTTATTAGAAAAGGGAGAAGAAACAGATGATGGAAGCAATCAGGAACTATCTATCTTATGCAGGTATCCAATATCGTCATCCAAATAAGGCTGGATATGAGCGAGAGAAGATGCTGGAATTGCGCCACAAAGGGCAGGAGGCTCGCAAGGCTTTTACGAACTTAGCCAAGGCCTTCCAAGAAAAGCATCCAGAATGGCAACTGCAACAAACTAGTCAGTGGATGAACCAAGCTCAGCGCTTACGACCGCATTTCTGGACCTATCTACAGAGAGACGGAGAAGTGACAGAACCTATGATGGCCTTGCGTTTGTATGGAACACCCGCTGACTTTGGAATTTCTTTGGAAGTCAGTTTCATCGAGCGCAAGAAAGATGAGCAGACACTGAGCAAACAAGCTAAGATTTTAGATATTCCACCAGTAGAAGGTATTTATTACTTAGTCTACTCAAATGGAGAAAATCATAAGATGGAAGCTAATGAAGAAAACCGCCTTCTCTTACGCGAGAAGGTGCGCAATCAGGAAATCCGTAAAGTTTTGATCAAGTCAGATATTTCTTTCTTAGAAGATCAGGCATTAGAAGCAATTTTAGAAAAGTTAGAAGATGCTTATATCCTCCTACTTCCTTACTATGAGGTGACGAGAGGATAGACAAATCAAATGTACTAGAGGAGCTCAAATTGTTTAATTGCTATTCTATGCATTTTTTCATATAATAGTAAAATAGAATGTGTGATTCATTAATCACCTCAAAGAGAAAGGAAATTCTATGTCAAATCTATCTGTTAATGCAATTCGTTTTCTAGGTATTGACGCCATCAACAAAGCAAACTCAGGTCACCCAGGGGTGGTTATGGGGGCTGCTCCAATGGCCTATAGCCTCTTTACAAAGCAACTTCGTATCAATCCAGCTCAACCAAACTGGATTAACCGCGATCGCTTTATTCTTTCAGCAGGACACGGATCTATGCTTCTCTATGCCCTTCTTCACCTTTCTGGTTTTGAAGATGTCAGCATGGATGAAGTCAAGAACTTCCGCCAATGGGGTTCCAAAACACCAGGTCACCCAGAATTTGGGCATACTGCAGGGGTTGACGCTACGACAGGTCCTCTAGGGCAAGGGATTTCAACTGCTACTGGTTTTGCCCAAGCAGAACGTTTCCTTGCAGCGAAGTATAACCGTGAAGGCTTCAATATCTTTGACCACTATACTTATGTGATCTGTGGAGACGGAGACTTGATGGAAGGTGTCTCAAGTGAGGCAGCTTCATACGCAGGTTTGCAAAAACTTGACAAGTTGGTGGTTCTGTATGATTCAAATGACATCAACTTGGATGGTGAGACAAAGGATTCCTTTACAGAAAGTGTTCGTGACCGTTACAATGCCTACGGTTGGCATACAGCCTTGGTTGAAGATGGAACAGACTTGGAAGCAATCCATGCGGCTATCGAAGCTGCTAAAGCTTCAGGCAAACCATCTTTGATTGAAGTGAAGACTGTTATTGGATACGGTTCTCCAAACAAACAAGGAACCAATGCTGTACACGGTGCTCCTCTTGGAGCCGACGAAACTGCAGCAACTCGTCAAGCCCTCGGTTGGGACTATGAACCATTTGAAATTCCAGAGCAAGTTTATGCTGATTTTAAAGAAAATGTTGCAGACCGTGGTGCATCAGCTTATCAAGCTTGGACAAAACTAGTTGCTGATTATAAAGAAGCGCATCCAGAACTTGCTGCAGAAGTAGAAGCCATTATCGACGGCCGTGATCCAGTTAAAGTGACTCCAGCAGACTTCCCAGCCTTAGAAAATGGCTTCTCTCAAGCAACTCGTAATTCAAGTCAAGATGCTTTGAACGTTGTAGCTGCTAAATTGCCAACTTTCTTAGGTGGTTCAGCTGACCTTGCTCACTCAAACATGACTTACATCAAAACGGATGGACTTCAAGATGATGCCAATCGCTTGAACCGCAACATTCAGTTTGGTGTTCGTGAATTTGCAATGGGAACGATTTTGAACGGGATGGCTCTTCATGGTGGACTTCGTGTTTACGGTGGTACTTTCTTTGTC
Above is a window of Streptococcus oralis subsp. dentisani DNA encoding:
- the tkt gene encoding transketolase; this encodes MSNLSVNAIRFLGIDAINKANSGHPGVVMGAAPMAYSLFTKQLRINPAQPNWINRDRFILSAGHGSMLLYALLHLSGFEDVSMDEVKNFRQWGSKTPGHPEFGHTAGVDATTGPLGQGISTATGFAQAERFLAAKYNREGFNIFDHYTYVICGDGDLMEGVSSEAASYAGLQKLDKLVVLYDSNDINLDGETKDSFTESVRDRYNAYGWHTALVEDGTDLEAIHAAIEAAKASGKPSLIEVKTVIGYGSPNKQGTNAVHGAPLGADETAATRQALGWDYEPFEIPEQVYADFKENVADRGASAYQAWTKLVADYKEAHPELAAEVEAIIDGRDPVKVTPADFPALENGFSQATRNSSQDALNVVAAKLPTFLGGSADLAHSNMTYIKTDGLQDDANRLNRNIQFGVREFAMGTILNGMALHGGLRVYGGTFFVFSDYVKAAVRLSALQGLPVTYVFTHDSIAVGEDGPTHEPVEHLAGLRAMPNLNVFRPADARETQAAWYLAVTSEKTPTALVLTRQNLTVEEGTDFDKVAKGAYVVYENAADFDTILIATGSEVNLAVAAAKELASQSAKVRVVSMPSTDVFDAQDAAYKEEILPSAIRRRVAVEMGATQNWYKYVGLDGAVLGIDTFGASAPAPKVLAEHGFTVENLVKVVQNLK
- the jag gene encoding RNA-binding cell elongation regulator Jag/EloR, which translates into the protein MVLFTGSTVEEAIQKGLKELGIPRMKTHIKVVSKEKKGFLGLFGKKPAQVDIEAISETTVIKANQQAVKGVPKEINEQNEPVKTVTEATVDLGHVVEAIKKIEEEGQGVSDEIKAEILKNEKHASTILEETGHIAILNELQTGDAGVEAPAECEEFVSMSESVESQSLEELGLKVEPSYDIEQVAAQVANYVQTIVDDMDVEGTISSDYNRRTINLQIDTNEPGRIIGYHGKVLKALQLLAQNYLYNRYSRTFYITINVNDYVEHRAEVLQTYAQKLATRVLEEGRSQQTDPMSNSERKIIHRIISRMDGVTSYSEGDEPNRYVVVDKE
- the rnpA gene encoding ribonuclease P protein component gives rise to the protein MKKSFRVKREKDFKAIFTDGTSFANRKFVVYQLENQKSHFRVGLSVSKKLGNAVTRNQIKRRIRHILLSVREHLADNVDFVVIARKGVEGLDYAEMEKNLLHVLKLSKIYREGIRSEKETTVD
- a CDS encoding YidC/Oxa1 family membrane protein insertase; protein product: MKKKLQLISLLGLSLFVMTACGTSDVAADSTDIWSKFVYFFAEIIRFLSFDISIGVGIILFTILIRTILLPVFQTQMVASRKMQEAQPRIKALQEQYPGRDMESRTKLDQEMRKVYKELGVKHSSSLWPILIQMPVLLALFQALTRVDFLKTGHFLWVNLGGVDTSFILPILAAVFTFLSSWLSNKALPERSGAMTGMMYGMPVLIFIFAISSPSGVALYWAVSNAYQVLQTYFLNNPFKIIAAREAEVQAKKDLENRKRKAKKKAQKTK